The Sinomonas sp. P10A9 genome includes a window with the following:
- a CDS encoding amino-acid N-acetyltransferase — protein sequence MTHAPTETAAPPFTLRRARTGDVAAIRQLVAPLAERRILISKESVAYYEAIQEFVVAQVPDGEIIGCGALHVMWEDLAEIRTLAAADAWRGRGVGHALVERLLADAHDVGVQRVFCLTFEVRFFERHGFEVMADQSGVDPEVYSELLRSQDEGVAEFLDLARVKPNTLGNTRMIKWLPGRARE from the coding sequence ATGACTCACGCCCCGACCGAGACCGCTGCCCCGCCGTTCACTCTGCGGCGCGCGCGAACCGGCGACGTCGCGGCGATCCGGCAGCTCGTCGCGCCGCTTGCCGAACGCCGGATCCTCATCTCGAAGGAGTCGGTGGCGTACTACGAAGCGATCCAGGAGTTCGTCGTCGCGCAGGTTCCGGACGGCGAGATCATCGGGTGCGGCGCGTTGCACGTCATGTGGGAGGACCTCGCGGAGATCCGAACCCTCGCTGCCGCGGACGCATGGCGGGGCCGCGGCGTCGGGCACGCGCTCGTGGAGCGGCTGCTCGCTGATGCGCACGACGTCGGCGTGCAGCGGGTCTTCTGCCTCACCTTCGAGGTGCGCTTCTTCGAGCGGCACGGATTCGAGGTGATGGCCGACCAGTCCGGCGTGGATCCCGAGGTGTACTCGGAGCTGCTGCGCTCGCAGGACGAAGGTGTGGCGGAGTTCCTCGACCTCGCGAGGGTCAAGCCGAACACCCTCGGCAACACGCGCATGATCAAGTGGCTGCCGGGCCGCGCCCGCGAGTAG